The sequence below is a genomic window from Pirellulales bacterium.
TTGCGCTTGGATTGATTGATCGAATCAGCCGACTCATTATCTGGACTTTGTAATCTGGCTTGTCGGCCTGAGCGTCATCCCAAGTTGCCCCGTGCAAGCGCTCAAGGTTCGAACGGCCAAAGCGTTGAGGATCGGCCAGAACGAATTCACCGACACCGGCGCGCGCAAGAACGTGCACCGCCGGTGACCCAGTGCCGCTGCAACCAACAACGCCCACCACGGCATTGCGAAGTCGACGCGCGGAAGCGTCTCCGATTAACGACGATAGCCGGGCGGTGGTTGATTCGGCCTTCGTCGCGGAAACGGTATCGCCAATGTCTTGCGTGGGCATCAGTTCGGTCTGATAGCTCTCAATTGTTTCTCCGATGACCAGAAGTTTGTTAACCGAAAGCCATTGGCCCCGGTCGTATACGCGACCTGTGAAAGTGAATCCGCCTGTCGAACTGCGTTGAAAGATAAGGCTGGCATACGGAGAGCCTTTGCCAAACGCGGAAAACTCTTGGGCGAAATACAAATCCATGTCGTCATCAAGAGCGCTCGGAAACGTTGCGAAACCTTCCGGGTGCGAATGCACTACACCGATAGCGAGCGGCCCCTCAGCTGAGGATTGGAATGCGCGGCGCGAGTACTGATCGCGAAACCTGGTTAGAGCAACTTGTCGATCAAGATCGCCAGGGTTGGGCCAGACGCCATCGACGTAGCTTAGAATCAGCGTCGATGATGTGCGCCGATACCCGAAGCTGAAGAACGTCCCCCATTCGCGATGCGGGTAGCGTTGAAATAAATGGCGTTCGAGTTGATTACGCTGGGGACTGGCAATTCGGAACAATGCCTGATTGCCCTCGCCGAGCAAATCGATCCGTTTTAGTTTAGGTCGTGTAGCCACGAGAGGATCTCCCCGATGTAAGTGTGAAAGCCGTGAATCGTTGGGTTCCACGTCGGGGCACCGCCACCGTTGTGCGGATGATAGCTGATGAGGCACCAAGTTCGGCCATCGGCAGTAATGCGTGCCGCCTCAAGCTGCCCTTTAACGCGACCGATGAGCGGAGAATTCTCCGGCAGATATGCCCCATCGAGCATTTGCCCCGGATAGCCGCCCGGAATTTTCACGAGAACATCTGTGGCCGACATCTCGAAACCTGGTCGCGTGCGCAGCGCCCGATAGATCACAGCCGTACTGTCCTTCGCGTAGGCCGCGTGTTGGCCGCCGGCTTGCAGCAATCCAAGCTCACGCTGGACGCGAGATTCTTCATAGCCGCCATCGACCTTCTTCCGGACAACGTCGAAGACTTGGCAACTATGAATGTCAACGGTTTCGTTGGCGCCAATTTCTCGATTGCCCTCGCTCACCAACCAGACACGCGTCTCCGACGGCTTCTCCGGATAGACAAGGGCAGCGATCTGGTCATGGGTCATCTTCGCCAAGACTCCCTCTGCCTCGGTGAACTCCCGCGCGTTCACGGTGATATGCAACCCAGCCTCGATCTCTCGCGTATAAAATACGGGACCATCAATGAATCGAATCAGCTCTTCGACAACGATCCCTTCATCGCGCGGTCCTTCAGAATCGCGAAACAATTGAGCACGAGCGTGAACACCAAAAAGTTCTCGGAGCACCTGGCTCGTAAAGGAGGGCTGGATAGTTATCTCCGGGCGATCATCGACGAAGTAAGCAAGCTTCGGCGGCGATGCGCAATGCTCCCGCGGCTGAACCTCGCATTTCGCGAGACTGTAAAAGACGTTTCCCTCGCCGAGATCTATTGTCTGGCCATTTTCCAAAACCACGTCGTCGGGCGAATTGTGGTCTCGAACAAGAACCTGATCGTCGCCGAGTCCAGCCTGTGCCTTGATAAGGCTCACCGGAGCCCGGCGCTGCGGAACGGGAATGTTCACGTCGTTGACCAGCGCGGCCCACTTCACGGGATGACATGCCGCACCTGTCGAGTCATTGGTCGGGGATTGCTCATTTTCGGCCATAATGTGGCCCTCCTACTGAAAAGGTTTCTCTAATCTGTCCGGCTCTTTCCGGACTGTGCTCATTATATCAAGTTTGCTAAATTGGTCAAGCAAGCACTTAGCAGTTTCACTTGCCTGAGCAGATGTGCTAGACTAAAAAGGTTGTCCACCACCGGATTTGCGAGGAGTGAGAGCGATGAAACGGAAAACTTCGCACCGAGAAAGCCAAAATGAAACGCCGTCTATTCAAGGTGCCCAGACATTGGGGAAGTTCCTGGCCTACACCAGGGGAATCAAGAAGCTGACCTTACGAGATGTCGAAGAGGCCACCGAGAAAGAAGTCTCTAACGCTTATCTTTCGCAACTCGAAAACGACAAAATCTCTCGACCGTCTCCGAACGTGCTGCACGCCCTAGCAACCGTTTACGGCGTTGAGTACGACGTACTGATGGCCAAGGCTGGATATTTTTCCCCCACCGAATCGAATGGCGTTCTTCGTTCCGCTTCTTCAAGTCGGCACGGACGGGCCGCGACATTTGCGAACGAACACTTGAGTCAGGACGAAGAAGAGAAACTTCTTGAATACCTGGCGTTCCTACGTTCACGGAGGAATAGGAGTGAGAAGACCGGATGATTCAATTTCCGTCTCGCAGCAAACTGCGATTCGGCGATTAGCTGAGAAGGCATTGCAGGAAGCGGATGCAATTGGGCGTTTTCCTACGCCTGTCGCCGACGTACTGGCGGCTGCAAATGTTGTCGTGTCTGACGAACAAGTCCTTGACGAGAGCTTCTTAGCCGGTCTTCGCAAGCAGGCCGGAGCAGCTTTGCGACGGGCACTCAGCAAAGTTCTCGGCGTGCTCGATGTTGCGGGGCGAGTGATTTATCTCGACCGCTCAATCCATGCCGTCAAGCAGACTTTTCTTACTTTGCATGAAGCAGCTCATGCGGTGTTGCCGTGGCAGCGAAAGATGTTTGTCGTTGCCGAAGACTGTCAGATGACTATCGCTCCAGAAATCTCGGAAGTGTTTGAGCGCGAGGCGAATGCTTTTGCCTCCGAAGTGCTCTTTCAGATTGACCAGTTTTCCAATGAGGCAGAAGACCACGAATTCGGAATTTTCGTTCCAGTAAAGCTCGGCAAACGATACGGGGCATCAATCTATTCATCGGTTCGCCGCTACGTATCTGGAAATCGCAGAGCGTGTGCGGTTCTCGTGCTGGAGCCTCCGGAAATCTGTCCGATTCGCGGTTGCGTTGCGAAATTCAGACGCGTAGTCGATTCGCCATCGTTTCGTCGCTCTATCGGACCGATTGATTGGCCCGATGAATTCACGCCCGACGATTCAATAGGATCGCTCGTGCCTCTGGGAGGACGGAAATGGTCACGACCACGAGAAATCGTCGTCATTGACTATCGCGGCACAAAACACCGATGCGTCGCGGAAGCGTTTACACAGCAATACCAAGTGTTCGTGCTGATTCATGCGGTCGACGTGCCGATGTGTGAGTTTGCCGAGCTGCTCTCAGTATAGACGTTTTCTTGCTCGTCGAAAACCAACTTTCAGATGGTGATGCGCTCAATCTCATCCAGCGTGATCTCATCGCTTGTTCGGTCGTAGAGTTTGGTCGTTCTTGGCGATTCGTGGTTGGCGATCGCTTGCGCATTTTCGATCGTCCCACCGTTTTCCAAATAGGCCGTAATGCCAGTGGCGCGGAAAGTGTGGCAGCAAATTCGGTCTGACAATCCTGCGGCACTAGCCCGCCGCTTCACCATGCGGAGAGCATCGTGTCTACGCATTGCATTTGAAGTCAGCTCGCCAGCTCGACCAGCTACGGTACGAAAGAGGGGACCGTTCGCGTCATCGGCAATGGCGGCCGCGGCGATGTATTGATCGAGATAGTCTTCAGCGTTGTGATGAGCAGGCACTTCATGGAGCTTGCCCCCCTTCTCGTGAAGGCGAATCCAGGAACGCTTTCCGTTTTGGTAGTAGTCCTTCACTCGCATCCCAACGACGGCGCTAACTCGACCGAAGCTGTAGACCATCACGCCAATCAGGGCGCGATCGCGAAGGCCAATTAGAGTTGAGATATCGATGCTGTCGAGTAACGTACGGGCCTCATCCGCAGATAGCACGGGGGTCTTGCCTCGCTTTATCGAATAACTGGGGCCGCGAACTGATGAAGCGGGATTCATCGGAATCACCTGGCCGACAACCAACCAGTCGAAGCACATTCGAATTGCGGCGAGATGCTGCTTGATACTTGGCTTGGAATAGATCTCGCCGAGGTATTCGACGTAAGCCGCAACCGCGATCGGCTCGATGTCGATCAGCGCCAAGCCTTGGTCTTCGCACCAAGCGAAGAAGTCGACGACGGCCCGGAAGTAAGCCTGCCGCGTATTCTTGTTGCGAATATTGGCAGCAAAGAACTCTAGAAACCGTTTTGCCGCTTTGCGTCCCGCATGCCGGAGCAGCGTAGGCACATAAGAAGAGGAGTAGCTCGACGCTTCCCTGATCACTAATTCTGTCCCGCGCCCCTGAGCCATTGCCCCTCACGGATTGTGAACCATAACGTCCTTTATGGTTCACAAACATTCAGCCTTTTGGCAAGCCCCCATGCGGTGGCGTGTTCGGCACTTCATGCTTGCTGGCGCACATTCTCGCAACTGACCTCAAGCCGATTTTCTTAAAACCGCAAATCGTGATAGCCTTCTTCCTGGGTAGAAGTTGCTATCGCAAAATGGTTTTACTCGCGCTCTTTCGTCGACGGCACACCGTGGATGGAAGGGCGTGATAGCTGGTGACTCACCAGTGCGCCTGGCTGAATGGCTTCAGTCGAGGAGCTGAAGATGAGTGAGAACAAATACGTAACAAGGTGGATTGAGCAGTTGAATGACAGTGATGTCTATGTCCGTCGGCGTGCAGCTTTGGCACTCGGGAACAATGGACCCGAAGCAAAAGCTGCTCTTTCGCAATTATGCGAAGCTCTAAAGGACAGCGATGTCGGTGTCCGTTGGCGTGCAGCTTGGGCGCTCGGGAATATTGGACCTGAAGCGAAAGCCGCAGTGCCGCAATTACGCGAGGCGTTAAAGGACAGCGATGTCGGTGTCCGTTGGCACGCAGCTTCGGCGCTCGGGAAGATTGGACCCGAAGCGAAAGCCGCAGTGCCGCAACTACGCGAGGCGTTAAAGGACAGCGATGTCGATGTCCAAGGCGCGGCTTCCGCGGCACTTCAGATGATTGGATGATGAATGAGGTTGATGGTGACAAGCTGACGTGTTTCGATGGAGCGCGTCAACTAACCACCGAATAGGGTTTAGTCGCAACAGCAACTTCGCCCTAT
It includes:
- a CDS encoding ThiF family adenylyltransferase, which produces MATRPKLKRIDLLGEGNQALFRIASPQRNQLERHLFQRYPHREWGTFFSFGYRRTSSTLILSYVDGVWPNPGDLDRQVALTRFRDQYSRRAFQSSAEGPLAIGVVHSHPEGFATFPSALDDDMDLYFAQEFSAFGKGSPYASLIFQRSSTGGFTFTGRVYDRGQWLSVNKLLVIGETIESYQTELMPTQDIGDTVSATKAESTTARLSSLIGDASARRLRNAVVGVVGCSGTGSPAVHVLARAGVGEFVLADPQRFGRSNLERLHGATWDDAQADKPDYKVQIMSRLIRSINPSAKITALAGNILHENVFDELLRCDLLLGCTDTQHGRAALSDASQLYLVPSLDAGILMEGKAGRIESQITEIDVFSPLLPCAFCASRIDTAEMAVELMTDAEKAIRREQAKAAAERGDDPDQYWRHRPRQLHTVGYLATMTGAMLAGYAEGWLTGAFAPPHPTVQFDIGRERFGVVAPPRLPVEGCTCASIRGWADQARSYRNVVLPPHWSKRGQLISRT
- a CDS encoding E2/UBC family protein, encoding MAENEQSPTNDSTGAACHPVKWAALVNDVNIPVPQRRAPVSLIKAQAGLGDDQVLVRDHNSPDDVVLENGQTIDLGEGNVFYSLAKCEVQPREHCASPPKLAYFVDDRPEITIQPSFTSQVLRELFGVHARAQLFRDSEGPRDEGIVVEELIRFIDGPVFYTREIEAGLHITVNAREFTEAEGVLAKMTHDQIAALVYPEKPSETRVWLVSEGNREIGANETVDIHSCQVFDVVRKKVDGGYEESRVQRELGLLQAGGQHAAYAKDSTAVIYRALRTRPGFEMSATDVLVKIPGGYPGQMLDGAYLPENSPLIGRVKGQLEAARITADGRTWCLISYHPHNGGGAPTWNPTIHGFHTYIGEILSWLHDLN
- a CDS encoding helix-turn-helix domain-containing protein, producing the protein MKRKTSHRESQNETPSIQGAQTLGKFLAYTRGIKKLTLRDVEEATEKEVSNAYLSQLENDKISRPSPNVLHALATVYGVEYDVLMAKAGYFSPTESNGVLRSASSSRHGRAATFANEHLSQDEEEKLLEYLAFLRSRRNRSEKTG
- a CDS encoding ImmA/IrrE family metallo-endopeptidase, producing MRRPDDSISVSQQTAIRRLAEKALQEADAIGRFPTPVADVLAAANVVVSDEQVLDESFLAGLRKQAGAALRRALSKVLGVLDVAGRVIYLDRSIHAVKQTFLTLHEAAHAVLPWQRKMFVVAEDCQMTIAPEISEVFEREANAFASEVLFQIDQFSNEAEDHEFGIFVPVKLGKRYGASIYSSVRRYVSGNRRACAVLVLEPPEICPIRGCVAKFRRVVDSPSFRRSIGPIDWPDEFTPDDSIGSLVPLGGRKWSRPREIVVIDYRGTKHRCVAEAFTQQYQVFVLIHAVDVPMCEFAELLSV
- a CDS encoding tyrosine-type recombinase/integrase is translated as MAQGRGTELVIREASSYSSSYVPTLLRHAGRKAAKRFLEFFAANIRNKNTRQAYFRAVVDFFAWCEDQGLALIDIEPIAVAAYVEYLGEIYSKPSIKQHLAAIRMCFDWLVVGQVIPMNPASSVRGPSYSIKRGKTPVLSADEARTLLDSIDISTLIGLRDRALIGVMVYSFGRVSAVVGMRVKDYYQNGKRSWIRLHEKGGKLHEVPAHHNAEDYLDQYIAAAAIADDANGPLFRTVAGRAGELTSNAMRRHDALRMVKRRASAAGLSDRICCHTFRATGITAYLENGGTIENAQAIANHESPRTTKLYDRTSDEITLDEIERITI
- a CDS encoding HEAT repeat domain-containing protein, with the translated sequence MSENKYVTRWIEQLNDSDVYVRRRAALALGNNGPEAKAALSQLCEALKDSDVGVRWRAAWALGNIGPEAKAAVPQLREALKDSDVGVRWHAASALGKIGPEAKAAVPQLREALKDSDVDVQGAASAALQMIG